GTCGCCGCCCGGCCAGGAAGACCGTGTCACCCTCGGGCACCGGTGTCGGACGCCACCTTCCCGCCGAACGCGCTCACGCCTCCACCGCCTCCTCGATCTCCTCGTCGTCGAAGTCGTGGTGCACCGCGCGACGCCTGCTGCGGCTGATCCGCAGCACCCGCGCCAGCAGCAGGTTGAACGCCAGCGCCACCTCGCGCGCGCCAGGGGTGCCCCATTCGTGGATCGGCATGCACGCGCCCTGCGCCTGCTGCACCGCGAGCCGGTCCGGCAGCGCCACCGGCATCACCAGCGGGCCGAAGATGTCGCGCAGCTCGTCGATCCGGAACTGGTGCTCGTGCGACCTCGGCCGCACCCGGTTCACCACCACGCCCAGCGGCTGCAGGACCTCGTTGTGCTCGCGCTCGGCCTGCACCGCCTCGAACGCCCGCTGCACGCCCGCCACCGCGAACATCGTCGGCTCGGTCACCAGCAGCGCCCGGTCCGCCGCGACCAGCGCCGACCGGGTCAGCTGGCCCAGCGACGGCGGGCAGTCCAGCAGCACCAGCTGGTAGGGCTCCTCGTCGTCCTGGAGCAGCCGCAGCGCCTCGCGCAGCCGGCCGAGCCTGGTCTCGCCGGGGTCGGGGTGGTTCAGCGACTCGGCGTCCTCCGAACCGGCCAGCACGTCGACGCCGTCGCCCCACGCGCTGGGCGCGATCGCCTTGTCCAGCGTGTCCGCGCTCGGGTCCTGGAGCACGTCGTAGATGCTGGCCCCGGTGTCGCCCGGCTCCAGCGTCGAGGTGGCGTTGCACTGCGGATCGAGGTCGATGACCAGCGTCCGGACGCCGCGCCGCAGCGCCGCCGACGCGAGACCGAGCGCGACCGTCGTCTTCCCAACGCCACCCTTGAGGCTGAGCACCGCCACCGTATGCACGTAGTGCAGCCTACGGCCCTTACGCTCTACGTCCATGCGACCGGACGCCGTACAAAGGGTGCTCGACGCCGAGCTGACCGCCGCGCGGGACCGCCGGGGCGGTGAGCCGCCGCGCGTCCTCGACGTCGGCGGCGGCAGCGGTGTGTGGGCCGTGCCGCTGGCCGTGGCCGGGTGCTCGGTGACCGTGGTCGACCCGAGCCCCGACGCGCTGGCGACGCTGCACCGCCGAGCCGCCGACCAGGGCGTGCTGGACCGCATCACCGCTGTCCAGGGCGACACCGACGCGCTGGACCGGGACGGTTCGGCGGACCTGGTGCTCGGGCACGGGCTGCTGGAGGTCGTGGACGACGCCGTCGCCGCGCTGGCCGCGCTGGCCGCCGCCGCGACCCCGGGCGGGGCGGTGTCACTGCTGGTGGCGAACCGGTACGCGGCCGTGCTGCACCGGGCGATCGCCGGTCGGCTGGTCGACGCGCGCCGGCTGCTGGACGACGAGGCCGGTCAGCTGGTCGGCGCCCGCGACCCGCTGCTGCGCCGGTTCGACGTGGCCGGGCTGGAGGCGCTGGCGCTGGCGGCGGGCCTGAAGGTGGAGCTGGTGCAGGGCCACGGCGTGGTGTCGGACCTGGTGCCGGGCTCGGTGCTGGAGTCGAGCCCCGGCGCGGCGGAGGCGCTGGCCGAGCTGGAGCTGGCCGCGTCCACCCGTTCGCCGCTGCGCGACGTGGCCGCCCGCTTGCACGTGTTGGGCCGAAAGCCCGCCTGAGTGCGGTAGAACGGAGTCATCCGCCGCCTACCGCAGAGGACCGATCGCCGTGGGAGACCCGCACTTAGCCGGAGCCTGCTGATGGCCGGCCCGCCGCCCGACCTGGACGAGGTGGTGCGCGCGGCCGTCGCCGGGGACCGCCGGGCCGTCTCGTCGCTGCTGACCACCGTCCGACCGCTCGTCGTGCGCTACTGCCGGGCCCGCGTCGGCAGGCAGGAGCGGTCGTTCACGTCCGCCGACGACGTGGCCCAGGAGGTGTGCCTGGCGCTGCTGAACGCGCTGCCCACCTACTCCGACCACGGTCGGCCGTTCCTGGCGTTCGTGTACGGCATCGCCGCGCACAAGGTCGCCGACGCGCACCGCGCGGCGCTGCGCAACCGGGCCGAGCCGGTGCCCGAGGTGCCCGACGGCCCGGACGAGCAGGTGGGCCCGGAGCAGTCCGCGCTGCGGGTCGAGCTGTCCCGCAAGATCGGCGAGCTGCTGCGGCTGCTGCCGGACCGGCAGCGGGAGATCGTGCTGCTGCGGGTGGTGGTCGGGCTCTCGGCCGACCAGACCGCCGACGCCGTCGACGCCACGCCCGGCGCGGTCCGGGTGGCCCAGCACCGGGCGCTGACGCGGCTCCGGAAGGAAATCGAACGCGCTGTGGTGACTCAACGCGTCCAGTAACAATATTTATTAGTCCGATCGGGGTTCAAACGCATCCGTTCGGAGTAACTTTCTGTGACCGGCGTCATCACCGCGTGGGACCTGCGTCGCGTTCGCATGTGCCCCCGAGGGTCGTCCAGCGCGCGGACGCCGAGGAGCTCGCGATGGCAGCAGCAGTGGTGGTCGGGTTCGCAGCGGTGCAGGGATTTCGCGGTGACGCGGGGAGGGCGGTGATGGCTGTGCCGTGCGAGGACGTCCCGTCCTCCTCACCGGCACGGGTGGAGGGCGGACCGGAGGCGTACGTGGAGGCGTCGGTCCGGGGTGACCGGCGTGCGGTCGAGGCGTTGCTGGCCAAGATCAGGCCGGTGGTGGTGAAGTACTGCCGCGCCCGGCTCGGTGGCGGGCAGCGGTCGTCGACGTCGGCGGAGGACGTGGCCCAGGAGGTCTGCCTCGCCGTGCTGAAGGCGCTGCCCAGCTACCGCGAGCAGGGCCGGCCGTTCATGGCGTTCGTGTACGGGATCGCGGCGCACAAGGTCGCCGACGCGCACCGCGCGGCGGCGCGCAACCGGGCCGAGTCCGTGCCGGAGCTGCCGGACAGCGCGGGCGCGGAGCCGGGCCCCGAGCTGCGGGCGCTGCAGGGCGAGCTGTCCGACCGGATGGGCAGGCTGCTCGACGTCCTGCCGGAGCGGCAGCGGGAGATCCTGGTGCTGCGGGTCGTGCTCGGCCTGTCCGCCGAGGAGACCGCGGCGTCGGTCGGCTCGACGCCCGGCGCGGTGCGGGTGGCGCAGCACCGGGCACTGGCCCGGCTGCGCAAGGCGATGGGCGGGGTTGCGAACGGCGCGTGAGGCGGTGTCGCCTCAGCGCCGCCAGCGGGTCAGCGCGGCGATCTCCTCCGGTGAGCAGTCGGCGAACCGGGCGACCTCGCCGCGCCGCACGTCGGCGGTGGTCGCGGCGAACTCCGCGCCGAACGCCTCGGTCGGCACCTCGTCCGCCTCGAACGCCGCCACGGCCTCCTCCGGGCACGTCGGCAGCCGCTCGGCGCCGGGCAGCGAGTCCGGGTCGACGCCGACCGGCTCGGGCAGCTTCGCCCGGTCCACGATCCCGGCCAGGCCGGCCGCCATCGTCGTCGCCACCACCAGGTACGGGTTCGCCCACAGGTCGTAGCACTTGACCTCCTGGTCGCGGCCCGCGACCAGGCGCAGCGCCGCCTCCCGGTTCTCCAGGCCCCACACCGCGAACGCGCCCGCCCAGCTCCGCGGCGCCAGCCGCAGGCAGCCGGCGACCGACGGAGGTCGTGCCGTTCGGGAAGTTCCTGTTCTCCACCGACGCGTTCGCGCTGTCCGAGCTGTACTACCTGGGCGCGCTGTTCTTCCGCCGGGCGCTGTCCGACTTCCTGTCGGCGGGTCTGCGGGAGCATGCTCTCGCGCAGACGGACGCCGAGCGGATTACTCACCTGATCGGGTGGGAGAACGCGCACCGGGCCTACCGCTTGGCGTAGTATCTCGAACGGGCGTTCGACAGACGACGGGGGTGGCCGTGGGCCGCAGCGCCAACCTGCCGCGCGGCCTGGTCGAGCGGTTCCGCGCTCGCGGCGACGTCTGGCCGGACGACACCGGCTGCACGATGCTGCACGTGGACATGGACGCCTTCTACGCGTCGGTCGAGATCCGCGACCGGCCGGAGCTGGCCGACAAACCGGTGGTCGTCGGCGGCACGGCGCACCGGGGCGTGGTCGCGTCGGCCAACTACCTGGCCCGCGAGTTCGGCGTGCGCTCGGCCATGCCGACCGCGCACGCGCGCAGGCTCGCGCCGCACGCGGTGTTCGTCCCGCCGAACTTCGCCCGCTACCAGGAGGTCTCGCGCGGGGTGATGTCGATCTTCCGCGACATCACCCCGCTGGTCGAGCCGCTGAGCCTGGACGAGGCGTTCCTCGACGTGAGCGGCGCGCTGAAGCGGCTGCGGCTGAGCCCGGCGCAGGTCGCGAAGCTGATCAGGGAGCAGGTGGAGCAGGCGCACGGCATCACCTGCTCGGTCGGCCTGGCGCCGACGAAGTTCCTGGCCAAGCTGGCGTCCGGGATGTGCAAGCCGGACGGGATGATGGTCGTCCCGCGCGACGAGGTGCTGTCGTTCCTGCACCCGCTGCCGGTGTCGGCGCTGTGGGGCGTCGGTCAGCGGACGGCCGAGCACCTGGACCAGGTGGGACTGGAGACGGTGGCCGACGTGGCGGCGACGCCGTTGCCGCGGCTGCGGCGGCTGATCGGCGTGGCGCTGGCCGAGCACCTGCACGCGCTGGCGCGCGGGCACGACGACCGGCCGGTGGTGCCGTCCACCCGGGAGAAGTCGATCGGCGCGGAGGAGACGTTCGAGGTCGACCACTTCGACCGGGAGCTGCTGCGCCGGGAGCTGCTGCGGCTGTCGGAGCGCTCGGCGGCGACGCTGCGGTCGCGCGGGCTGCGCGGGCGCACGGTGTCGATCAAGGTGAGGTTCGCCGACTTCACCACGATCACCCGGTCGAAGACGCTGCGGGTGGCGACCGACGTGGCGCAGGAGGTGTACCGGACCGCGTCGACCCTGCTGGACGAGCAGGTGCCGCCGGGGGCGGTGCGGCTGATCGGCGTGCGGGTGGAGCAGCTGGTCGAGGGCGACGGCGGGGAGCAGCTGATGTTCGACGCGCCGGAGCGCGGGTGGCGCGAGGCGGAGCAGGCGGCCGACCAGGCGCGGTCCCGGTTCGGCACGGCGGCGATCCGCCCGGCCTCGCTGCTGGGCCAGGGGCCGACCCGGTCCGGGCTGCGGGAGCCGAAGCCCGAGCGGGAGCCGTGACCGCTCCGGTGGCCCGCCCGGGTGTCGCGACCGGTCGGTGATCGAGCCGTTCGGGTGGTCGCGGGCCTGATCCGGCCGTCGCGGGACGAGCACCGGGCACAGTGGTGGCGTGGATCGGTTCTGGGGTCTGCTCACGCCGGCGGAGCACGACGTGCTCACCGCCGCGGGCGTCGTTCGCCACTACCCGAACGGCTCGGTCGTCGTGCACGAGGGCGAGGTCACCCGGCACGTGCTGGTGGTGCGCCGCGGTCTGCTGCGGGTGACCGCGACCACGGCCAACGGCAGCGAGAAGGTGCTGGCCGTGCGCGGGGCGGGCGACATCGTCGGCGAGCGCTCGGCGGTCGACGGCCGGCCGCGTTCGGCGACGGTGTGCGCGCTGGGCGACGTCCAGGCGCTGGTGCTGTCCGCCGACTCGTTCGCGGGCCTGTGCCAGCGGTACCCGCGCATCGCGTGGTCCGTGCTGCTCGTGGTGGTGGCCAGGCAGCGCGACACCGACCGGCAGCGGGTGCAGATCAGCGGCACGGCGACCCAGCGCGTCGCCGCCGTGCTCATCGACATGGCGCTGCAACGCGGGATCGCCGACCAGGGCGCGATGGCGCTGAGCCAGGAAGACCTCGCCGGGATCGCGGGCACGTCGCGGGAATCGCTCGTGCGGGTGCTGCGCGCGCTGCGCGAGGAGGGCATCATCAGCACCGGGCGCCGGAAGATCGAGATCCACCGGGTCGCCAGGCTGTACGACTTCACCAACTGATTTCCCCCAGTGCGTCATCTGACGCAGAACTCGGCGCGCCGGCCTCGTACAAATGAGGCATCAGCCGAGTTCAGAGGGGGAGTCATGAACCACATGGAGGAGCCGGCCAGGTCCCGCCGGAAGTTCACCGAACGCCTCGCGTGCACCCTCGTCTTCACCGCGGTCCAGCTGTGGGCGGCCGTCGTGATCGTCTTCAAGGCCGACTTCGACGGCGTGGTCGCGCTCGCCATCGCCTTCGTGCTCGCCGCCGGGCTGCTCGGGGTGTACGACGCCTGGCGCGAGGTCCGCTCCGTCCGCCGAGAGCTGGACGTCGAGATCCGCGACGAGCTGGTGCGCCTGTAGACCACGCGGCGGTCAACGAGGGGTGACCGCCGTTCTCCAGGGGCCTTCCGCAGACAGGTCGGGTCTGCGGGAGGCCCCTCATCCGTGTTTGTAGTTATGCATCAAAAATCGAGTTGTCCACAGTTTCCGATCCGCTCCTCGCACCCCGCCCCGAACCGGTCCACCGTGGACCCATGCACACCGCGACCCGCACCACCATCGACCTGGACGCCCTGGCCGGGATCTTCCCGCAGCGCGTCGCCACCGCCTCGGAACTGCTGACCCTGGGCCTGCCCGGCGAGACCCTGGCCACCCGCTGCCGCCCGAACGGCCCGTGGCAGCACGTCCTGCCCGGCATCCTGCTGCTGTCCCGAACACCCCCGAGCCGCGCGCAACTGGTGCGCGCCGCCCTTCGCTACAGCGGTCCGGAAGCACTGCTGACCGGGTTGGACGCGCTCCAGCTGCACGGGATGCGGGCACTGCCCGCCACCGGCCCGGTGCAGGTCCTGGTCAACCGCGCCGTCGAGCCCACTCCTCGAATCCGCATCACCCGCACCCGCTGCCTGCCCGACCCGGTGCTGCGCCGGGGCTTCCTGACCGTGCCGCTGGCCCGAGCGGCGGTGGACGCCGCCAGGTCCCTGCGCACCCGCGACGACATCCGCGCCGTCCTGACCGAGGTCGTGCGCCAGGGCGGCGTGCAGGTCGCCGACCTGAAACCGGGCCTGGTGCGCGGCTCGGAACCGGCCAGGCAGGTCCTGGCCGAACTGACCGCCGGCGTCCGCTCCGTGCCGGAGGCGTGGGCGCGGACGATCCTGCACGACCTGCCCCTCCCGCCAGCGACCTGGTCGGCGCACCTGAAGTCGAGCAGGGGAGACCCGCTGGGAACCGCCGACGCCTGGTGGGAAGACCTGGCGCTGGCCTGGCAGTTCACCGGCTCCACCTCCCACCCGGACCCCTTGGCCGCTGCCGGTGCCACCGTCCTGCACACCACCCCGGCCGACCTCCGCCGCTCCCCGACCTCGGTGGCCGACGCCCTGCTGGAAGCCGCCTGCCAAGCCACCACCCGCCCCAAGCCCGCCATCACCGCGCACTCGCTGGCCTACCTACCTGCCCAACGAACCCCTCACCTACCAACCACCTGGCCCTGACCACCTACCCACCCACCGCCCGCTCACCCACCCCACCGTCCGCCGGCTCGCTTGCCCGCCCAGCCTGCCGCTGGTCCGCCCCACTGCCCGCCCGCCCACTCGCTCGCCCAGCCTGCCGCTGGTCCGCCCCACTGCCCGCCCGCCCACTCGCTCGCCCAGCCTGCCGCTGGACCACCCCACCGCCCGCCTGCCTGCTCGGTCGCCCGCCCTGCCGCTGGTCCGCCCAGCCGTGCCCAACCGCTCGCCCACCTGCCGCTCGCCCGCCGCCCGCTCACCCCGCCGCCCGCCTGTCGGCCCGACCACTCTGCCGCCGCCTGACCACCTGATCGCCTACCCACCACCCGGCCGCCTGCCCAACCGCCCTGCAGCCTGTCGCCCTGCCCGCCTGCCCGCCTGCCCGCCTGCCCGCCCTCCCACCTGCCCGCCCGGCCGACCTCACCTGACCGACCAGCCGCCTGCCTGGCCGACCGCCTGTCCGCCTCGCCGACCGACCCTGCCGACCGGGCGCCTGCCCGGCCCATCGACTCACCGACCGGTCGACTCACTGGCCGATCGCCGGCCGACCCGCCAACCTACTGACCGGCCACCTGACCCGCCGGCCGCCTGACCCGCCGACCGACCCACTGGCCGCCCGACCCGCCGACCGATCCACCAGCCGACCGATCCACCGGCTGGTCCGTCTTGTCCTGAGAAAGGAGCCACCCCTGTCGCAAGCGCACACCGTTGATCACTCGGCCCTCCGCGAGACCGGCCGACCCGCACCGCCAACACCCCGCCGGGGAGCCGGGGTGAGCCCGCCGCGACCGCCCCGTCACAGGCCGGGCTTCGTGGTCCCGTACCCCGCCGCCATCGGCCCGTCCCACGGCCGTGTGAACGGCATTCGGCTGTGACCTCGGTCTCCATCGCTCCGATCGTCGCCCCACACCTACCGCCACGGAGCGTGACTGAGCAGTCTCGATCGTGGGATAAGGGGCGGCGATTCGGGAGAGGAAGGCCTACCGGACTGTGGTCCGGTGGTGGGAAATCGGCCGCAGGTCGCGCATCAGGGTGAACAAAGGGGCTTTCTCAGGCCTTGACAGTTGGCCTGCCGTCGACTCGCACGACCTCACGGTGGTCTGACCGTTGACCCGTGAGGATGATGGTGACAGAACGAACCGCTTAGGAGCACGGACTGGGTAGTCGAGGAGCCTCCCGAATCGTATCCTGGTTGTGACGCCCCCAGGGCGGGGCGTCCGCCGGGACCGGCGGCAACCGTGATTACCCGGCGCCCGCGACCGCTGTGCCGGAGGAGGAGCCATGCCACTCTCCGAGCACGAGCAGCGACTGCTCGACCAGATCGAGCGCGCGCTCTACGCCGAGGACCCGAAGTTCGCATCCACCGTGCGCGGCGCCAAGCTGCGCAAGCCGTCCCGACGGCGTCGCATCCAGGGCATCGCGTTGTTCGCCGTGGGTGTCGCGCTGCTCGTGACAGGTGTGATGTTGCCGAAGCTCGCTGGTATCCCGGTGGTGAGCGTGGTCGGCTTCCTGTTGATGTTCTTCGGCGTGCTGCTCACCGTGACGACGTTGCGTCGTGGTGAGCAGGGTGCCGAGGAACCCAGCGAAGAGGGAAGCCGGCCCAGCCGCAGCTCGTTCTCTCAGAAGATGGAAGAACGTTTCCGTCGCCGTTTCGAGGACGAGTAGTCCGCGCGACAGCCCAACCGATCAAGAGCAGGACAACGCACACGGCCCGCCCCGGTCAGCACCACGGGGCGGGCCGTGCGCATGCCCTGACACGTCCTGGACCTCGCCTTTGACCACCCCCTGACCGCAGTCGTGCGTGTCGCGGGCCGCCGGACCGTGGTGGAGTGGAACCGCGTCACACCGAGGGGAACGTGAAGAGGGCCGGGGGAGTGGATCCCCCGGCCCTCTTCCTCACGCCACAGCGTCACATGTCGGCGTCCGGCTCCGCCGGCGGCTTCGGCTGGAGCACCGACCGGGGCAGGACCTTGGCCTTCAGCGCCAGCGGCGCGTTGCGGTTCAGGCTCTGGCGGACGCTGTCCACCGCGCCCGGCAACGCCGGGTCCGTCGTCGACTGGGCGCTGTACCAGGACCGCTCCACCGCACCGACCACCGCGCGCAGCCCGTCCCGACCTTGCTCATCCAGGTTGTGGGCTCGCACCAACCGCCGCGCGGCCACCCGCACGGTCTCCGTGCGCGGCACCAGGGTCCCCCGGTCCACGGACTCCGCCACCAGCTCCTGCCACGCCGCGCTCGCCGCGTCCGG
This genomic window from Saccharothrix sp. HUAS TT1 contains:
- a CDS encoding Crp/Fnr family transcriptional regulator; its protein translation is MDRFWGLLTPAEHDVLTAAGVVRHYPNGSVVVHEGEVTRHVLVVRRGLLRVTATTANGSEKVLAVRGAGDIVGERSAVDGRPRSATVCALGDVQALVLSADSFAGLCQRYPRIAWSVLLVVVARQRDTDRQRVQISGTATQRVAAVLIDMALQRGIADQGAMALSQEDLAGIAGTSRESLVRVLRALREEGIISTGRRKIEIHRVARLYDFTN
- a CDS encoding DNA polymerase IV; the encoded protein is MGRSANLPRGLVERFRARGDVWPDDTGCTMLHVDMDAFYASVEIRDRPELADKPVVVGGTAHRGVVASANYLAREFGVRSAMPTAHARRLAPHAVFVPPNFARYQEVSRGVMSIFRDITPLVEPLSLDEAFLDVSGALKRLRLSPAQVAKLIREQVEQAHGITCSVGLAPTKFLAKLASGMCKPDGMMVVPRDEVLSFLHPLPVSALWGVGQRTAEHLDQVGLETVADVAATPLPRLRRLIGVALAEHLHALARGHDDRPVVPSTREKSIGAEETFEVDHFDRELLRRELLRLSERSAATLRSRGLRGRTVSIKVRFADFTTITRSKTLRVATDVAQEVYRTASTLLDEQVPPGAVRLIGVRVEQLVEGDGGEQLMFDAPERGWREAEQAADQARSRFGTAAIRPASLLGQGPTRSGLREPKPEREP
- a CDS encoding DUF3040 domain-containing protein; the encoded protein is MPLSEHEQRLLDQIERALYAEDPKFASTVRGAKLRKPSRRRRIQGIALFAVGVALLVTGVMLPKLAGIPVVSVVGFLLMFFGVLLTVTTLRRGEQGAEEPSEEGSRPSRSSFSQKMEERFRRRFEDE
- a CDS encoding ParA family protein — translated: MHTVAVLSLKGGVGKTTVALGLASAALRRGVRTLVIDLDPQCNATSTLEPGDTGASIYDVLQDPSADTLDKAIAPSAWGDGVDVLAGSEDAESLNHPDPGETRLGRLREALRLLQDDEEPYQLVLLDCPPSLGQLTRSALVAADRALLVTEPTMFAVAGVQRAFEAVQAEREHNEVLQPLGVVVNRVRPRSHEHQFRIDELRDIFGPLVMPVALPDRLAVQQAQGACMPIHEWGTPGAREVALAFNLLLARVLRISRSRRRAVHHDFDDEEIEEAVEA
- the shbA gene encoding RNA polymerase sigma factor ShbA, which gives rise to MAVPCEDVPSSSPARVEGGPEAYVEASVRGDRRAVEALLAKIRPVVVKYCRARLGGGQRSSTSAEDVAQEVCLAVLKALPSYREQGRPFMAFVYGIAAHKVADAHRAAARNRAESVPELPDSAGAEPGPELRALQGELSDRMGRLLDVLPERQREILVLRVVLGLSAEETAASVGSTPGAVRVAQHRALARLRKAMGGVANGA
- a CDS encoding sigma-70 family RNA polymerase sigma factor, whose protein sequence is MAGPPPDLDEVVRAAVAGDRRAVSSLLTTVRPLVVRYCRARVGRQERSFTSADDVAQEVCLALLNALPTYSDHGRPFLAFVYGIAAHKVADAHRAALRNRAEPVPEVPDGPDEQVGPEQSALRVELSRKIGELLRLLPDRQREIVLLRVVVGLSADQTADAVDATPGAVRVAQHRALTRLRKEIERAVVTQRVQ
- a CDS encoding class I SAM-dependent methyltransferase; amino-acid sequence: MRPDAVQRVLDAELTAARDRRGGEPPRVLDVGGGSGVWAVPLAVAGCSVTVVDPSPDALATLHRRAADQGVLDRITAVQGDTDALDRDGSADLVLGHGLLEVVDDAVAALAALAAAATPGGAVSLLVANRYAAVLHRAIAGRLVDARRLLDDEAGQLVGARDPLLRRFDVAGLEALALAAGLKVELVQGHGVVSDLVPGSVLESSPGAAEALAELELAASTRSPLRDVAARLHVLGRKPA